A single window of Solanum dulcamara chromosome 5, daSolDulc1.2, whole genome shotgun sequence DNA harbors:
- the LOC129888423 gene encoding NAC domain-containing protein 46-like — protein sequence MEGEVKEEIDLPPGFRFHPSDEELITYYLMNKISDSNNFSAKAIGDVDLNKSEPWDLPGKAKMGEKEWYFFSLRDRKYPTGVRTNRATNSGYWKTTGKDKEIFSNSELVGMKKTLVFYRGRAPKGEKTNWVMHEYRIHSKSSNRTHKQDEWVVCRVFQKSTTGGKKYPCNNTSRFHVNPYNTLDQINPNTICMSSQMIMPQDEHNAFQLAMGRSSSGAAYMINHPEIQELNRVFRGLSSSSNMMSLHPIIQSQIMNYNLGGGGGGNCFTISGLNLNLGGDGGGATTSQPVPPPQDMSSSSHVMMTTHDDQVGYGEDMSSGNAMNRFMAMENSAHELENYWPSHYNENNF from the exons atgGAAGGAGAAGTAAAGGAAGAAATTGATCTACCACCAGGATTTCGTTTTCATCCAAGTGATGAAGAGCTTATAACATATTATCTTATGAACAAGATTTCTGATTCTAATAATTTTAGTGCAAAGGCTATTGGAGATGTTGATTTAAACAAATCTGAGCCATGGGATCTTCcag GGAAGGCAAAAATGGGAGAAAAAGAATGGTACTTTTTCAGCCTGAGAGATAGGAAGTACCCAACAGGAGTGAGGACAAATAGAGCAACAAATAGTGGATATTGGAAAACTACTGGGAAAGACAAGGAGATCTTCAGTAATTCAGAATTAGTTGGTATGAAGAAAACATTGGTATTTTATAGAGGAAGAGCTCCAAAAGGAGAGAAAACCAATTGGGTAATGCATGAATATAGGATCCACTCCAAATCTTCCAATAGAACACACAAG CAAGACGAATGGGTTGTTTGCCGTGTATTCCAAAAGAGTACAACAGGTGGGAAAAAATACCCTTGTAACAATACTTCAAGATTTCATGTAAACCCCTACAACACACTAGATCAAATCAATCCAAACACAATATGCATGTCTTCACAAATGATAATGCCACAAGATGAACATAATGCCTTTCAACTAGCCATGGGAAGATCATCATCAGGTGCTGCTTACATGATCAACCATCCAgaaattcaagaactcaatagGGTTTTTCGAGGCCTTTCATCGTCGTCTAACATGATGAGCTTGCATCCAATTATTCAATCCCAAATCATGAACTATAATTTaggtggaggaggaggaggCAATTGTTTTACTATTTCAGGATTGAATTTGAATCTTGGTGGTGATGGTGGTGGTGCCACCACTTCTCAGCCAGTGCCACCGCCACAAGATATGAGTTCTTCTTCTCATGTGATGATGACAACTCATGATGATCAAGTTGGTTATGGTGAAGATATGAGTAGTGGAAATGCCATGAATAGATTCATGGCTATGGAGAATAGTGCTCATGAATTAGAAAACTATTGGCCTAGTCACTACAACGAAAACAACTTTTAA